CAACAATTCAAATCGTAGATATTGTAATATACGATCATAATAAATATTGAATATATCGGCTGTTTATATCACCTATTAGCTGGGAAGAAATAATATATGTCTCGCAAATCAATTCCTGAGAAAATAAAAAAACTTATATTTCAAGAAGCTGGAATGATGTGTCCAATGTGCGGCGAAACGGATGTTTCTACCTTTGACATACATCATATACAACCGTTCAAGTTGGTAGAAGTACATGATGAAGACAATATGATTTTATTATGTAAAAACTGTCATGGAAAAGTCACCGCTGGAGATTATTCTGAATCCCAAATATTAAGGTTAAAGGTTGCCCTTGCTAATGGCAGACATCCATATATTAAAAAAAAGAAACCTTCAAATGTTATTAATTTAAGAAACTCTATAAACACGGGGATTTTGGCTAATAAGCTTGAAATAAATTCAACAAATAAAGTAATAAAATTAAATGCACCTGAAGGATGTATTGGAGCAAATAGGGATCATAGAAATTATGTAAAAAGGCTCATTGATAGGTACCATGAATTCAAGAAAGCTGAAGTTGGTACAGGTAAAATGAATTACGCTATATTCTATAAAACTATTCAAAGGAAATTTGGAGCGAAGTGGGATATGTTGCCCTTAAATGTATTTGATTCCTTATGCCAATATTTACAAAACCGAATAGACGAAACGGTGCTTGGAAAAAACAAAAAGAAAAAGGGTATCAAAAGATATTCAACATTTCCTGAGTATTTAGAAAAATATAGTAGTTAACCCAGCTATGCAAGGGACGGGCTTTTTTAGATTAAAGAGTTAGAGATTCAAAAATGAAATCAACTATATTTAATTCAGAAGAAGATATTAGAGTTAAAATAGTCATTCCTTGGCTTGAAAGCATTGGTTTTAATAAAGATGAATTTAGTTGTGAAGCCAGTTTCAAACTTCACTTTGGAAAAGGTGTTGTGCGCATTGATACAGAAAAGCAGATCAAACAAGGTTCCCCTCGTGCAGATATTTTGGTTAAAAGAAATGATGAAAAC
The genomic region above belongs to Deltaproteobacteria bacterium and contains:
- a CDS encoding HNH endonuclease encodes the protein MSRKSIPEKIKKLIFQEAGMMCPMCGETDVSTFDIHHIQPFKLVEVHDEDNMILLCKNCHGKVTAGDYSESQILRLKVALANGRHPYIKKKKPSNVINLRNSINTGILANKLEINSTNKVIKLNAPEGCIGANRDHRNYVKRLIDRYHEFKKAEVGTGKMNYAIFYKTIQRKFGAKWDMLPLNVFDSLCQYLQNRIDETVLGKNKKKKGIKRYSTFPEYLEKYSS